A single genomic interval of Streptomyces sp. NBC_00663 harbors:
- a CDS encoding DUF6191 domain-containing protein — MFNPFEELFAPGRKHTRDEQNRLELTRVDVGDGDPGHGPIDLSSGKVVVRRPEPDETPEETQEETRDEPSA; from the coding sequence GTGTTCAACCCCTTTGAGGAACTGTTCGCACCCGGTCGAAAACACACCCGAGACGAACAGAACCGACTGGAACTGACGCGGGTCGACGTGGGTGACGGCGACCCCGGACACGGGCCGATAGATCTCTCGTCGGGGAAGGTCGTCGTACGCCGCCCGGAGCCGGACGAGACGCCGGAGGAGACACAGGAGGAAACGCGGGACGAGCCTTCTGCGTAG
- the gatB gene encoding Asp-tRNA(Asn)/Glu-tRNA(Gln) amidotransferase subunit GatB, producing the protein MTTTTDLVSYEDALASYDPVMGLEVHVELGTKTKMFCGCSTELGQDANTQTCPTCLGLPGALPVVNATGVESAIKIGLALNCEIAEWCRFARKNYFYPDMPKNFQTSQYDEPIAFNGYLDVQLEDGETFRVEIERAHMEEDTGKSTHVGGATGRIHGASHSLLDYNRAGIPLIEIVTKPIEGAGERAPEVAKAYVRELREVIKALGVSEARMEMGQMRCDVNLSLRPHGREKFGTRSETKNVNSLRSVERAARFEIQRHAAVLNSGGTIIQETRHFHEDTGSTTSGRVKEEAEDYRYFPEPDLVPVAPSREWVEEIRAGLPELPLARRNRLVAEWGITALDMQAILNAGALDPIVATIDAGADAASARKWWMGELARSANESGTSLDELAITPVQVARVSELVSKGDLNDKLARQVIEGVLAGEGTPDEVVDKRGLKVVSDEGALGTAVDEAIAGNPGIADKIRSGKVAAAGALVGAVMKATRGQADAARVKELILEKLGVSEG; encoded by the coding sequence GTGACCACCACGACCGACCTGGTGTCGTACGAGGACGCTCTCGCGTCGTACGACCCCGTCATGGGCCTTGAGGTCCATGTCGAACTCGGCACCAAGACCAAGATGTTCTGCGGCTGTTCGACCGAGCTCGGTCAGGACGCCAACACGCAGACCTGTCCCACCTGCCTCGGCCTGCCCGGCGCGCTCCCGGTCGTCAACGCGACCGGTGTCGAGTCGGCGATCAAGATCGGTCTCGCGCTGAACTGCGAGATCGCCGAGTGGTGCCGCTTCGCCCGGAAGAACTACTTCTATCCGGACATGCCGAAGAACTTCCAGACCTCCCAGTACGACGAGCCGATCGCCTTCAACGGCTACCTCGACGTACAGCTGGAGGACGGGGAGACCTTCCGCGTGGAGATCGAGCGCGCCCACATGGAGGAGGACACCGGCAAGTCGACCCACGTGGGCGGCGCGACGGGTCGTATCCACGGCGCCTCGCACTCCCTGCTGGACTACAACCGGGCCGGTATCCCGCTCATCGAGATCGTCACCAAGCCGATCGAGGGCGCCGGCGAGCGGGCTCCGGAGGTCGCCAAGGCGTACGTCCGTGAGCTGCGCGAGGTCATCAAGGCGCTCGGGGTATCCGAGGCCCGCATGGAAATGGGCCAGATGCGCTGCGACGTGAACCTGTCGCTGCGCCCGCACGGCCGCGAGAAGTTCGGTACCCGTTCGGAGACCAAGAACGTCAACTCGCTGCGTTCCGTGGAGCGTGCGGCCCGGTTCGAGATCCAGCGGCATGCCGCGGTCCTCAACAGCGGCGGCACGATCATCCAGGAGACCCGGCACTTCCACGAGGACACGGGGTCCACGACCTCGGGCCGCGTGAAGGAAGAGGCCGAGGACTACCGGTACTTCCCGGAGCCGGACCTGGTCCCTGTGGCCCCCTCGCGCGAGTGGGTCGAGGAGATCCGGGCCGGTCTGCCCGAGCTGCCGCTGGCCCGCCGCAACCGCCTCGTCGCGGAGTGGGGCATCACGGCCCTCGACATGCAGGCGATCCTGAACGCCGGTGCGCTGGACCCGATCGTCGCCACGATCGACGCCGGTGCCGACGCGGCCTCCGCCCGTAAGTGGTGGATGGGCGAACTGGCGCGCAGCGCCAACGAGTCGGGCACGTCCCTGGACGAGCTGGCCATCACGCCGGTGCAGGTCGCCCGTGTCTCCGAGCTCGTCTCTAAGGGCGACCTCAACGACAAGCTGGCCCGTCAGGTCATCGAGGGCGTTCTCGCGGGCGAAGGCACCCCGGACGAGGTCGTCGACAAGCGCGGTCTGAAGGTCGTCTCCGACGAGGGTGCCCTCGGCACCGCCGTCGACGAGGCCATCGCCGGCAACCCGGGCATCGCCGACAAGATCCGCTCCGGCAAGGTCGCCGCGGCCGGCGCCCTGGTCGGCGCGGTCATGAAGGCCACCCGCGGTCAGGCCGACGCGGCCCGCGTCAAGGAGCTGATCCTGGAGAAGCTGGGCGTCAGCGAGGGCTGA
- a CDS encoding aldo/keto reductase produces MERRTIGAGALAVGAVGLGCMPMSWAYSGSRQRGEESLRAVHTALDAGTTLLDTADMYGPFTNELLVGRVLKERREDAFVSTKVGLLVGEQHIVANGRPGYVKRACDASLRRLQTDVIDLYQLHRADPEVPVEETWGAMAELVRAGKVRALGLCAMGARGGRRSGARLYDATIKQLQRVQQVFPVSAVEAELSVWSPEALESLLPWCEARGIGFLAAMPLGNGFLTGTLTPGEGFEPDDLRARHPRFTAEMMAANQPIIAGLRRAATRHGTDVTPAQVALAWVLAQGRHVVPVPGTKQERWARENAGAAGLRLSPQDLAEVGELPGALGSWD; encoded by the coding sequence GTGGAGCGCAGGACGATCGGCGCGGGGGCACTCGCGGTGGGGGCCGTCGGACTCGGCTGTATGCCGATGAGCTGGGCGTACAGCGGGTCACGGCAGCGGGGCGAGGAGTCGCTGCGGGCCGTGCACACAGCGCTCGACGCGGGCACGACGCTCCTGGACACGGCCGACATGTACGGCCCGTTCACCAATGAGCTGCTGGTGGGGCGGGTGTTGAAGGAGCGGCGCGAGGACGCGTTCGTGTCGACCAAGGTCGGCCTGCTGGTGGGCGAGCAGCACATCGTGGCCAACGGCCGTCCCGGCTATGTGAAGCGGGCGTGCGACGCCTCGCTGCGGCGCCTGCAGACCGATGTCATAGACCTGTACCAGCTGCATCGCGCGGACCCCGAGGTCCCGGTCGAGGAGACCTGGGGCGCGATGGCGGAGCTGGTGCGGGCCGGAAAGGTGCGGGCGCTGGGGCTGTGCGCGATGGGAGCGCGCGGCGGCCGCCGCTCCGGGGCCCGGCTCTACGACGCGACGATCAAGCAGCTCCAGCGGGTGCAGCAGGTCTTCCCGGTGAGCGCGGTGGAGGCGGAGCTGTCGGTGTGGTCGCCGGAGGCGCTGGAGTCGCTGCTGCCGTGGTGCGAGGCCCGGGGCATCGGCTTCCTGGCGGCGATGCCGCTGGGCAACGGCTTCCTGACCGGCACGCTGACGCCGGGCGAGGGCTTCGAACCGGACGACCTGCGCGCCCGCCACCCCCGCTTCACGGCCGAGATGATGGCCGCCAACCAGCCGATCATCGCGGGCCTGCGCCGCGCGGCCACCCGGCACGGCACGGATGTCACCCCGGCGCAGGTGGCGCTGGCGTGGGTCCTGGCCCAGGGCAGGCACGTGGTGCCGGTGCCGGGCACCAAACAGGAGCGGTGGGCGAGGGAGAACGCCGGTGCGGCGGGGCTGCGGCTGTCGCCCCAGGACCTGGCCGAGGTGGGGGAGCTGCCGGGGGCGCTGGGGTCGTGGGACTGA
- a CDS encoding helix-turn-helix transcriptional regulator, with product MLGPVETRSVSPVFVGRSGELDTLNDALARAAAGEPQALLIGGEAGVGKTRLVEEFATTACGRGAVVALGGCVEIGADGLPFAPFSTALRALRRELPDELAAAAAGQEEELARLLPELGEAPAGRHDEQSMARLFELTARLLERVAADRTVVVALEDLHWADASTRHLLAYLFRTLRTGRLVVVATYRADDIHRRHPLRPLLAELDRLRTVRRLELGRFNRTEVGRQIAGILAAEPDPAQVDEIFERSDGNAFFVEELAVAAHEGCCTGLTDSLRDLLLVRVEGLPESAQRVSRIVAEGGSTVEYRLIAAVARLAEDDLIEALRAAVNANILSAAPDGDGYRFRHSLVREAVSDDLLPGERSRLNRRYAEALEADPTLVAADARVMRLASYWYHAHDAAKALPAVLDASVTARRRHAFSEQLRLLERAMELWDTAPEDVRAALRPVDYTEAFPPCGCDPATTPLRYLDLMAEAAVAGRLAGERERALKITKRALHLLEEEGDPVRAAWFWVMRSRLVQALARGNGWPELATAQELVKGLPPSEVHADVLAHVANWSMVHVPGPDAFTAAERAVEYARMVGARETEMSARLTLGSLIVHAGDLEAGLKEMYEVRRQTTENGMTAIAARVYVNLPDALEAVGRSAEAVPILEEGVAHTRKFGLLDSEAWVWGNLAESLFSLGRWDEAATAAGKSEHVGQSAIPRGFRATLRAELALARGDLAECGSQLAAARAHFGTHDRAPQHEMPLARISIGVTAGEGRLLDARATLQRALDEGFPPDTQRYGWPLLLAAAAAEADALGLPATAAGRAEILQGIRNAAKTLTTNAPVWHAYEHWVRAELLRAEGHSDPDDWAAVTAAFETLDRPYDLARVRHRLAESLLTVGGEDERDRATELLRLAHAVADHLGARPLADAVTRLAQRARLGLAHAPKQAPAPADQAEALGLTGRERDVLRLVSAGRTNRQIAEELFISPKTASVHVSNILAKLGVSGRGEAAAVAHRLGLFPAERLSSRTAG from the coding sequence ATGCTCGGGCCCGTGGAGACCAGGTCCGTCAGTCCCGTGTTCGTCGGTCGCTCCGGCGAACTCGACACCTTGAACGACGCGCTCGCCCGTGCCGCCGCGGGGGAGCCCCAGGCGTTGCTGATCGGCGGCGAGGCCGGGGTCGGCAAGACGCGTCTTGTCGAGGAGTTCGCGACCACCGCCTGCGGCCGGGGCGCGGTCGTCGCACTCGGCGGCTGTGTCGAGATCGGCGCCGACGGACTGCCCTTCGCCCCCTTCTCCACCGCCCTGCGCGCCCTGCGCCGCGAGCTGCCCGACGAACTCGCCGCCGCGGCTGCCGGACAGGAGGAGGAACTGGCCCGGCTCCTGCCCGAACTGGGCGAGGCGCCCGCCGGACGCCATGACGAGCAGAGCATGGCCCGTCTCTTCGAACTCACCGCCCGCCTCCTGGAACGTGTCGCCGCCGACCGCACCGTCGTCGTCGCCCTTGAGGACCTCCACTGGGCCGACGCCTCCACCCGCCACCTCCTGGCCTACCTCTTCCGCACCCTGCGCACCGGCCGCCTCGTCGTCGTCGCCACCTATCGCGCCGACGACATCCACCGCCGCCACCCCCTGCGCCCCCTGCTCGCCGAACTCGACCGGCTGCGCACCGTCCGCCGCCTCGAACTCGGCCGCTTCAACCGCACCGAGGTCGGCCGCCAGATCGCCGGCATCCTCGCCGCCGAACCCGACCCGGCGCAGGTCGACGAGATCTTCGAACGCTCCGACGGCAACGCCTTCTTCGTCGAGGAACTCGCCGTCGCCGCCCACGAGGGCTGCTGCACCGGCCTCACCGACTCCCTCCGCGACCTGCTCCTCGTACGGGTCGAAGGGCTGCCGGAGAGCGCCCAGCGGGTCTCCCGGATCGTCGCCGAGGGCGGTTCCACCGTCGAGTACCGGCTGATCGCCGCCGTCGCCCGGCTCGCCGAGGACGACCTCATCGAGGCCCTGCGCGCCGCCGTCAACGCCAACATCCTCAGCGCCGCCCCCGACGGCGACGGCTACCGCTTCCGGCACTCCCTGGTCCGCGAGGCGGTCAGCGACGACCTGCTGCCCGGTGAACGCTCCCGTCTCAACCGCCGCTACGCCGAGGCCCTGGAGGCCGACCCGACCCTGGTCGCGGCCGACGCCCGGGTCATGCGGCTGGCCAGCTACTGGTACCACGCCCATGACGCCGCCAAGGCCCTGCCCGCCGTCCTGGACGCCTCCGTCACCGCCCGCCGTCGGCACGCGTTCTCCGAACAACTCCGGCTCCTCGAACGCGCGATGGAGCTGTGGGACACCGCCCCGGAGGACGTCCGGGCCGCACTGCGCCCCGTCGACTACACCGAGGCCTTCCCGCCCTGCGGCTGCGACCCGGCCACCACCCCGCTCCGCTACCTCGACCTGATGGCCGAGGCCGCCGTCGCCGGCCGGCTCGCCGGCGAACGGGAACGCGCCCTGAAGATCACCAAGCGGGCCCTGCACCTGCTGGAGGAAGAGGGCGACCCGGTCCGCGCCGCCTGGTTCTGGGTGATGCGCTCCCGGCTGGTGCAGGCGCTCGCCCGCGGCAACGGCTGGCCGGAGCTCGCCACCGCCCAGGAGCTGGTGAAGGGGCTGCCGCCCTCCGAGGTGCACGCCGACGTCCTCGCCCACGTCGCCAACTGGTCCATGGTGCACGTCCCCGGTCCCGACGCCTTCACCGCCGCCGAACGCGCCGTGGAGTACGCGCGCATGGTCGGCGCCCGCGAGACCGAGATGAGCGCCCGGCTCACCCTCGGCAGCCTCATCGTCCACGCCGGTGACCTCGAAGCCGGCCTCAAGGAGATGTACGAGGTCAGACGGCAGACCACCGAGAACGGCATGACCGCCATCGCCGCCCGCGTCTACGTCAATCTCCCCGACGCCCTCGAAGCCGTCGGCCGCTCCGCCGAAGCCGTGCCCATCCTGGAGGAAGGCGTCGCCCACACCCGGAAGTTCGGCCTCCTCGACAGCGAGGCCTGGGTCTGGGGCAACCTCGCCGAGTCCCTCTTCAGCCTCGGCCGCTGGGACGAGGCCGCCACGGCCGCCGGCAAGTCGGAACACGTCGGCCAGAGCGCGATACCCCGCGGCTTCCGAGCCACCCTCCGCGCCGAACTCGCCCTCGCCCGCGGCGACCTGGCCGAGTGCGGCAGCCAACTCGCCGCGGCCCGAGCCCACTTCGGCACCCATGACCGCGCACCCCAGCACGAGATGCCCCTCGCCCGCATCTCCATCGGCGTCACCGCGGGCGAAGGCCGCCTCCTGGACGCCCGCGCGACACTCCAGCGCGCCCTGGACGAGGGCTTCCCGCCCGACACCCAGCGCTACGGCTGGCCGCTCCTCCTGGCCGCCGCCGCAGCGGAGGCCGACGCGCTCGGCCTGCCTGCCACCGCCGCCGGCCGCGCCGAGATCCTCCAGGGCATCCGCAACGCCGCCAAGACCCTGACCACCAACGCGCCTGTCTGGCACGCCTACGAACACTGGGTCCGCGCCGAACTGCTGCGCGCCGAGGGGCACAGCGACCCGGACGACTGGGCCGCGGTCACCGCCGCCTTCGAAACCCTGGACCGCCCCTACGACCTCGCCCGCGTCCGCCACCGCCTCGCCGAGTCCCTCCTCACCGTCGGCGGCGAGGACGAGCGCGACCGCGCCACGGAACTGCTCCGCCTCGCCCACGCCGTCGCCGACCACCTCGGCGCCCGCCCGCTGGCCGACGCCGTCACCCGGCTCGCCCAGCGCGCCCGCCTCGGCCTCGCCCACGCTCCGAAGCAGGCCCCGGCCCCCGCCGACCAGGCCGAGGCCCTCGGCCTCACCGGCCGGGAACGAGATGTGCTGCGCCTGGTCTCCGCCGGACGCACCAACCGCCAGATCGCCGAGGAACTGTTCATCTCCCCGAAGACCGCCAGCGTCCATGTGTCGAACATCCTCGCCAAGCTCGGTGTCTCGGGCCGTGGCGAGGCGGCGGCGGTGGCCCATCGGCTGGGGCTGTTCCCCGCCGAACGGCTCTCGAGTCGGACGGCGGGGTGA
- a CDS encoding SAM-dependent methyltransferase, giving the protein MPDITTPRPSDDDLTRRLTHARYPRSNHYDVRWVIENQMGPNALWLLEWLAPALGLDALRPCARVLDLGCGRAMTSVFLAREYDVQVTAADLWVKPDENAQRIAEAGFADRVLPVHTEAHDLPFAEGSFDAIVSIDAYQYFGTNDLYLPTLTRLLKPGGRIGVVVPAVREEIDGVEPPEHLRPYWEPDWWCFHSAEWWRRQWTRSGAVEVETADWQPDGWQDWLLWCDVVAEESPEEFHRDMARRVREAVRADQGRALGFVRLVGRRK; this is encoded by the coding sequence ATGCCAGACATCACCACCCCCAGGCCCTCGGACGATGACCTCACCCGGCGGCTGACGCACGCCCGCTACCCGCGCAGCAACCACTACGACGTCCGCTGGGTCATCGAGAACCAGATGGGCCCGAACGCGCTGTGGCTGCTGGAGTGGCTCGCGCCCGCACTCGGCCTGGACGCCCTGCGCCCGTGCGCCCGCGTCCTCGACCTGGGCTGCGGCCGGGCCATGACCTCGGTCTTCCTGGCCAGGGAGTACGACGTCCAGGTCACCGCGGCCGACCTGTGGGTCAAGCCCGACGAGAACGCACAGCGCATCGCCGAGGCCGGCTTCGCCGACCGGGTGCTGCCCGTGCACACCGAGGCGCACGACCTGCCGTTCGCCGAGGGCAGCTTCGACGCGATCGTGAGCATCGACGCCTACCAGTACTTCGGTACGAACGACCTCTACCTGCCCACCCTGACCCGGCTGCTGAAGCCGGGCGGACGGATCGGGGTCGTCGTACCGGCGGTACGGGAGGAGATCGACGGCGTGGAACCGCCGGAGCATCTCAGGCCGTACTGGGAGCCCGACTGGTGGTGCTTCCACTCCGCCGAGTGGTGGCGCCGCCAGTGGACCCGCAGCGGTGCCGTCGAGGTCGAGACGGCCGACTGGCAGCCGGACGGCTGGCAGGACTGGCTGCTGTGGTGCGACGTCGTCGCCGAGGAGAGCCCGGAGGAGTTCCATCGCGACATGGCCCGCCGGGTGCGCGAGGCGGTCCGGGCCGACCAGGGCCGGGCACTGGGCTTCGTACGACTCGTAGGACGCCGTAAGTAA
- a CDS encoding PQQ-dependent sugar dehydrogenase, producing the protein MTAVLAATTLLLAAGCSSGDGEDSAGDDATPSGTPSRSASSPTQRAAEETPPAKGSVKVLRTVTTGLDTPWGLAPLPDGDLLVSSRDKGTITRVDTETGKKTELGEVPGVSPAGEGGLLGLALSPDYAADHMVYAYFSSASDNRIVRMLYEEKRPSGEQLGAPDTVFKGIPKGYIHNGGRIAFGPDKMLYAGTGESGDTGLSQDKKSLGGKILRLTPEGEPAPGNPFPDSPVYSYGHRNVQGLAWDREQRLFASEFGQDTWDELNAIKPGDNYGWPEAEGRSDDSGFHNPIAQWATDDASPSGIAYAEGSIWMAGLKGQRLWRIPLKGTEASADPQPFLKGEYGRLRTVVSAGGDKLWLVTSNTDGRGDPKDGDDRILEIQVS; encoded by the coding sequence GTGACGGCCGTGTTGGCCGCGACCACGCTCCTGCTGGCGGCCGGCTGTTCCTCGGGCGACGGTGAGGACTCCGCCGGTGACGACGCGACTCCGAGCGGTACGCCGTCGAGGTCGGCGTCCTCCCCCACCCAGCGGGCCGCCGAGGAGACACCCCCGGCCAAGGGCTCGGTGAAGGTGCTGCGCACGGTCACCACCGGCCTGGACACCCCCTGGGGCCTGGCCCCGCTGCCCGACGGCGATCTGCTCGTCTCCTCCCGGGACAAGGGCACGATCACCCGGGTCGACACGGAGACCGGCAAGAAGACGGAGCTGGGCGAGGTCCCGGGGGTCTCCCCCGCGGGCGAGGGCGGTCTCCTGGGCCTGGCCCTCTCCCCCGACTACGCCGCGGACCACATGGTGTACGCCTACTTCAGCTCGGCTTCGGACAACCGCATCGTCCGCATGCTGTACGAGGAGAAGAGGCCGTCCGGCGAGCAGCTGGGCGCTCCGGACACGGTCTTCAAGGGCATCCCCAAGGGCTATATCCACAACGGCGGCCGGATCGCCTTCGGCCCCGACAAGATGCTCTACGCGGGCACCGGCGAGAGCGGCGACACCGGCCTGTCCCAGGACAAGAAGTCCCTCGGCGGCAAGATCCTGCGCCTCACCCCGGAGGGCGAGCCCGCTCCGGGCAACCCGTTCCCCGACTCCCCCGTGTACTCCTACGGCCACCGCAATGTGCAGGGCCTCGCCTGGGACCGCGAGCAGCGGCTGTTCGCCTCGGAGTTCGGCCAGGACACATGGGACGAGCTGAACGCGATCAAGCCGGGCGACAACTACGGCTGGCCCGAGGCCGAGGGCAGGTCGGACGACTCCGGCTTCCACAACCCGATAGCCCAGTGGGCCACGGACGACGCCTCCCCCAGCGGTATCGCCTACGCGGAGGGCTCGATATGGATGGCGGGCCTCAAGGGCCAGCGCCTGTGGCGCATCCCGCTGAAGGGCACGGAGGCCTCCGCCGACCCCCAGCCCTTCCTGAAGGGCGAGTACGGCCGGCTGCGCACGGTGGTGTCGGCGGGCGGCGACAAGCTGTGGCTGGTCACCAGCAACACGGACGGACGGGGGGACCCGAAGGACGGTGACGACCGGATTCTGGAGATCCAGGTGAGCTGA
- a CDS encoding GNAT family N-acetyltransferase, whose protein sequence is MYAISLGDGAELRPLEPWHAEEFLANLERGREFIGQFIRFGSQVVDVESARETLRKYAQMRVDDTGGYHGIWLDGKLVGGVLTLNFDAAQGNTEVGCWLEPAATGRGLITRAMRMLIDYVIEERGIHRVAWIAAAGNTASLNVARRLGLTREGVQRQAHPHRGVRHDLEVWSVLAPEWREARARAAHNDH, encoded by the coding sequence ATGTACGCGATATCGCTGGGTGACGGGGCGGAACTGCGGCCGCTGGAGCCGTGGCACGCCGAGGAGTTCCTGGCGAACCTGGAGCGGGGCCGGGAGTTCATCGGGCAGTTCATCCGCTTCGGCTCCCAGGTCGTCGACGTCGAGTCCGCGCGGGAGACGCTCCGGAAGTACGCCCAGATGCGCGTGGACGACACCGGCGGCTACCACGGCATCTGGCTCGACGGAAAGCTCGTCGGCGGCGTCCTCACGCTCAACTTCGACGCCGCCCAGGGCAACACCGAGGTCGGCTGCTGGCTGGAGCCCGCCGCCACGGGACGCGGGCTGATCACCCGGGCGATGCGGATGCTCATCGACTACGTGATCGAGGAACGCGGCATCCACCGCGTCGCATGGATCGCCGCCGCCGGGAACACCGCCAGCCTGAACGTGGCCCGGCGACTGGGGCTGACCCGCGAGGGAGTGCAGCGGCAGGCGCATCCCCATCGCGGGGTGCGGCACGACCTGGAGGTCTGGTCGGTGCTGGCGCCCGAGTGGCGTGAGGCACGCGCGCGTGCCGCTCACAACGATCATTAA
- a CDS encoding MMPL family transporter, producing MAALARWCVRRRLVVVLLWLLALGGVSTAAALTGSAYSNDYEVPGTESGRATQLLQEGFPQLGGDSDTVVWHTTSGTAGVRAAAVEQTMTQTLDKIADLPGVASVVGPYDGQGGAQISSDGRTAYATVTFEDRAENLDKAEVQAVVSAAESVDSKVLQVELGGSAIALTESSGGHVAEVVGVVVAALVLFLAFGSLAASLLPIATALVSVGTAYAGIVLLGHAMTVADFAPMLGMLIGLGVGIDYALFIVTRHRRGLKRGLDVAESIENAVATTGRAVVFAGATVCIALLGMLILRLGFLNGVAIAASLTVVLTVAASVTLLPALLSLIGMRALSRRERRHLVEHGPQPELPTGLAARWSAFVERHPKLLGALALVVITVLALPTLGLRLGTSDQGNNPTSATTRQAYDLLADGFGAGVNGPLTLVTQVGSAEDKLLLDNLDATIRTTEGVASVTPVTYNVGGDTGYFSIVPTSSPQSRQTSDLVDRLRTEVLPRAETGTSLDLQVGGVTASYDDFADVIVGKLPLFVGVVIGLGCLLLLLAFRSVGIPLKAAAMNVAAVAAAFGVVVAIFQWGWGSELLGLGRAGPIEPFLPVIMVSVLFGLSMDYQVFLVSRMYEEWLETGDNRRAVRVGLAETSRVINSAAVIMISVFLAFVLSGDRVIAMFGIALAAAVALDAFVLRTLLVPALMHLLGGANWWLPRWLDRRMPRISIEPPECRAAHERVDAVVGDIEKERDEDVRDIAG from the coding sequence GTGGCAGCCCTCGCGCGCTGGTGTGTCCGACGACGACTCGTCGTCGTTCTGCTGTGGCTCCTCGCCCTCGGCGGGGTGAGCACGGCCGCCGCGCTCACGGGCTCCGCGTATTCCAACGACTACGAGGTCCCCGGCACCGAGTCCGGCCGCGCCACCCAGCTCCTCCAGGAGGGGTTCCCGCAGCTCGGCGGGGACAGCGACACCGTCGTCTGGCACACCACGTCCGGCACCGCCGGCGTCCGCGCCGCGGCGGTCGAACAGACCATGACGCAGACCCTCGACAAGATCGCCGACCTGCCCGGAGTGGCGTCCGTCGTCGGCCCGTACGACGGCCAGGGCGGCGCGCAGATCAGCTCCGACGGCCGTACGGCGTACGCCACGGTCACCTTCGAGGACCGGGCCGAGAACCTCGACAAGGCCGAGGTGCAGGCCGTTGTGTCGGCGGCCGAGAGCGTCGACTCGAAGGTGCTCCAGGTGGAGCTGGGCGGCAGCGCCATCGCGCTCACCGAGTCGTCGGGCGGGCATGTCGCCGAGGTCGTCGGGGTGGTCGTCGCCGCGCTGGTGCTCTTCCTCGCCTTCGGCTCGCTCGCCGCCTCCCTGCTGCCGATCGCGACCGCGCTGGTCAGCGTCGGTACGGCGTACGCCGGGATCGTGCTGCTCGGGCACGCCATGACCGTCGCCGACTTCGCGCCCATGCTCGGCATGCTGATCGGGCTCGGCGTCGGCATCGACTACGCCCTGTTCATCGTCACCCGACACCGGCGCGGGCTGAAACGCGGGCTGGACGTCGCCGAGTCCATCGAGAACGCCGTCGCCACCACCGGACGGGCCGTCGTCTTCGCGGGTGCCACCGTTTGCATCGCCCTGCTCGGGATGCTGATCCTCCGGCTCGGCTTCCTCAACGGCGTCGCCATCGCCGCCTCGCTCACCGTGGTCCTGACCGTGGCCGCCTCCGTCACGCTGCTGCCGGCCCTGCTGTCTCTCATCGGCATGCGCGCCCTGAGCCGGCGCGAGCGACGGCACCTCGTGGAACACGGGCCCCAGCCGGAGCTGCCGACCGGGCTGGCGGCACGCTGGTCCGCGTTCGTGGAACGCCACCCCAAGCTGCTCGGCGCCCTCGCCCTGGTGGTCATCACCGTGCTGGCCCTGCCCACCCTCGGGCTCCGCCTCGGCACCTCCGACCAGGGCAACAACCCGACCTCCGCCACCACCCGGCAGGCGTACGACCTGCTCGCCGACGGCTTCGGCGCCGGCGTCAACGGCCCGCTCACCCTGGTCACGCAGGTCGGCAGCGCCGAGGACAAGCTGCTCCTCGACAACCTCGACGCCACCATCCGCACCACCGAGGGCGTCGCCTCCGTGACGCCGGTCACCTACAACGTCGGCGGAGACACCGGCTACTTCAGCATCGTCCCGACCTCGTCCCCGCAGTCCCGGCAGACCAGCGACCTCGTCGACCGGCTGCGCACCGAGGTGCTGCCCCGCGCCGAGACCGGCACGTCCCTCGACCTCCAGGTGGGCGGGGTGACGGCGTCGTACGACGACTTCGCCGATGTGATCGTCGGCAAGCTGCCGCTGTTCGTCGGGGTCGTCATCGGGCTCGGCTGTCTGCTGCTCCTGCTCGCCTTCCGGTCCGTCGGCATCCCGCTGAAGGCCGCCGCGATGAACGTCGCCGCCGTGGCCGCCGCGTTCGGAGTGGTCGTGGCGATCTTCCAGTGGGGCTGGGGGAGCGAGCTGCTGGGACTGGGGAGGGCCGGGCCGATCGAGCCCTTCCTCCCCGTGATCATGGTGTCCGTGCTCTTCGGGCTCTCCATGGACTACCAGGTCTTCCTGGTCAGCCGGATGTACGAGGAGTGGCTGGAGACCGGCGACAACCGGCGGGCCGTCCGCGTCGGGCTCGCCGAGACCAGCCGGGTGATCAACTCCGCCGCCGTCATCATGATCTCGGTCTTCCTCGCCTTCGTCCTCAGCGGCGACCGCGTGATCGCCATGTTCGGCATCGCGCTGGCCGCCGCGGTGGCCCTCGACGCGTTCGTCCTCCGCACGCTCCTGGTCCCCGCCCTCATGCATCTGCTCGGCGGCGCCAACTGGTGGCTGCCGCGCTGGCTGGACCGCCGGATGCCCCGCATCAGCATCGAGCCGCCCGAGTGCCGCGCCGCTCATGAAAGGGTGGACGCCGTCGTGGGGGACATCGAGAAGGAGCGGGACGAGGATGTACGCGATATCGCTGGGTGA